Proteins encoded together in one Bradyrhizobium sp. CB82 window:
- a CDS encoding Spy/CpxP family protein refolding chaperone, giving the protein MLRPVIGISAMALACMLAGASLAKGGGHGGGGGGHGGGHGGGARFGGHGGGGHFGGHGGGGHFGGHGGGGHFGGHGFGHVHVGGGHHGGGARFASHSFTRAGVPHGAGNFGHIRNAAVHPGSFRNALNVHSSAFRNGRLISNPAARAQIAAAAALAGWHGASSGWWQHPGGFYGWVGPLFWPFAYYDLYDYTIWGDGLGFWGYGYPDIYAGIFGPYGYDGLATYLPQRPYGRRQARGVPLDQLCGSDRREIVGLPVDQIADAVQPTDAQGADLDALGNASIQAAELIRASCPTQVAATAPGRLAAMQQRVEAMTKAVELVQPALDKFYGSLTDEQKARFNALAEDQRRTAASSNANASLVQNCGTPVGLDWPGAEIEARLHPDDTQRAALQVLQDTSAKVSASLKAACEPSDVMTPPARMAAIRKRLDVMLDGVKSVRAALEDFYATLNDEQKAQFEAIGPRRTS; this is encoded by the coding sequence ATGTTGCGACCGGTCATTGGAATTTCCGCGATGGCCCTTGCCTGCATGCTGGCGGGCGCGTCTCTGGCCAAGGGCGGCGGTCACGGCGGCGGCGGTGGAGGGCACGGCGGCGGCCACGGTGGCGGCGCTCGCTTTGGCGGCCACGGCGGCGGTGGTCACTTTGGCGGCCACGGCGGCGGTGGTCACTTTGGTGGCCACGGCGGCGGTGGTCACTTCGGTGGCCACGGGTTCGGTCATGTCCATGTTGGCGGCGGGCATCACGGCGGCGGCGCAAGGTTCGCATCTCATTCGTTCACGCGCGCAGGCGTCCCGCATGGCGCCGGCAATTTTGGCCATATCCGTAACGCAGCGGTGCATCCTGGAAGCTTCCGCAACGCGCTGAACGTCCACTCCAGCGCCTTCCGCAACGGCCGGCTGATCAGCAATCCGGCGGCGCGGGCCCAGATCGCGGCCGCGGCCGCGCTTGCCGGCTGGCATGGCGCAAGCAGCGGATGGTGGCAGCATCCAGGTGGCTTCTATGGCTGGGTCGGACCGCTGTTCTGGCCGTTCGCCTATTACGATCTCTACGACTATACGATCTGGGGCGATGGCCTCGGCTTCTGGGGTTACGGCTACCCGGACATCTATGCCGGCATCTTCGGCCCCTACGGCTATGACGGCCTCGCGACCTATTTACCGCAGCGTCCGTATGGACGGCGGCAGGCGCGGGGCGTTCCGCTCGATCAGCTCTGCGGCAGCGACCGCCGCGAGATCGTCGGTCTGCCGGTCGACCAGATCGCAGATGCGGTGCAGCCGACGGACGCGCAAGGCGCCGATCTCGATGCTCTCGGCAATGCCTCGATCCAGGCGGCCGAGTTGATCCGCGCGTCCTGTCCAACGCAGGTCGCGGCGACGGCGCCGGGCCGGCTGGCGGCCATGCAGCAGCGCGTCGAGGCGATGACGAAGGCCGTCGAGCTGGTGCAACCGGCGCTCGACAAATTCTATGGTTCGCTCACCGACGAGCAGAAGGCACGTTTCAATGCGCTGGCCGAGGACCAACGCCGCACAGCGGCGTCCAGCAACGCCAATGCGTCGCTCGTGCAGAATTGTGGTACGCCCGTTGGGCTCGATTGGCCAGGCGCCGAAATCGAGGCGAGGCTTCATCCCGACGACACCCAGCGCGCTGCGCTGCAAGTGCTCCAGGATACCAGCGCCAAGGTCAGCGCGTCGCTCAAGGCGGCCTGCGAGCCCAGCGACGTGATGACGCCGCCGGCGCGGATGGCTGCGATCCGCAAACGGCTCGACGTGATGCTCGACGGCGTCAAGTCGGTGCGCGCCGCGCTTGAGGATTTCTATGCGACGCTGAACGATGAACAGAAGGCGCAATTCGAGGCGATCGGCCCGCGCCGGACGTCCTGA
- a CDS encoding cytochrome C-binding protein: MNAILVGLGLGLALSAAPLTTWAQADDAPPAWAYPVNPPDFKVHPDDGAPRHVPDSTAAFTLTQARDLFFALDWHPSDHPPLPDIVAHGRKPDVMACGVCHRADGPGGPENSGIAGLSAQYIVQQMADFKSGERTTSVPQRIPPQLMIKTARGITDTEIEQAAAYFSGLKPRAVIKVVETATVPKTRVAGWFLAALPGGEMEPIAGRIIEVPEDLERFEMRDARSPFIAYVPPGSVEQGRQLATTGGNGKSAPCTICHGPELSGVGPIPGLAGRSPSYLVRQLYDFQHGTRAGPWSPLMATNVSKLTLDDMVALAAYAASLQP; encoded by the coding sequence ATGAATGCGATCCTCGTGGGATTGGGGCTTGGCCTAGCTCTGTCCGCCGCGCCGCTCACAACGTGGGCGCAAGCTGATGATGCGCCGCCCGCTTGGGCGTATCCGGTAAACCCGCCGGATTTCAAAGTGCATCCCGACGATGGGGCGCCGCGGCATGTTCCCGACAGCACTGCCGCGTTCACGCTCACGCAGGCACGAGATCTATTCTTCGCCCTCGATTGGCATCCTTCGGACCACCCGCCGCTGCCGGATATCGTCGCTCATGGCCGCAAGCCGGACGTAATGGCGTGCGGCGTGTGTCACCGGGCGGATGGGCCGGGCGGGCCGGAAAATAGCGGCATTGCCGGCCTTTCCGCGCAGTACATCGTTCAGCAGATGGCCGACTTCAAAAGCGGCGAGCGGACGACCTCCGTCCCGCAACGAATCCCGCCGCAGCTGATGATCAAGACTGCAAGGGGCATTACCGATACGGAAATCGAACAGGCAGCGGCCTATTTCTCCGGGTTGAAGCCGCGGGCAGTGATCAAGGTGGTGGAGACCGCCACCGTACCGAAGACCCGTGTCGCCGGGTGGTTTCTCGCGGCCTTACCGGGCGGGGAGATGGAGCCGATCGCCGGTCGCATCATCGAGGTTCCGGAGGATCTGGAGCGCTTCGAGATGCGCGACGCGCGATCGCCCTTCATCGCCTACGTGCCGCCTGGGAGCGTCGAACAGGGCCGACAACTCGCTACCACCGGCGGCAACGGAAAGAGCGCGCCATGCACGATCTGCCATGGGCCCGAACTGAGCGGAGTGGGACCGATCCCCGGCCTCGCTGGACGCTCGCCGAGCTACCTCGTGCGGCAACTCTACGATTTTCAGCACGGCACGCGGGCCGGTCCATGGAGCCCGCTGATGGCGACCAATGTGAGCAAGCTGACGCTCGACGACATGGTGGCGCTAGCCGCCTACGCGGCGTCCCTTCAGCCCTGA
- a CDS encoding VOC family protein: protein MEIQAFGYLGVGASNLDDWAAFATSNVGMQAVDRASSMRAFRMDDRKQRLFIDRAIEPGARVFGWEVANAAALDSLAARLEAAGVAVKHEPAALADQRCVTDLISFADPAGNRLEAFHGAQVADTVFKPGRDVSGFRTGPQGMGHTLLTFPDIDAALAFYKDLLGFRISDFMVAPLKAYFMHVNARHHSVALVAAPVRSMHHLLVEYYQLDDVGQGYDLLQSTPEQIVATLGRHPNDLMTSYYMRTPSDIYVECGWGGREVDDVTPPVEMTNLGSFWGHKGLFEDIGAPTPRAETRRATVQVMEGNYERMAGTCPWWDAMRGKTR, encoded by the coding sequence ATGGAAATCCAGGCCTTCGGTTATCTCGGCGTCGGCGCGTCGAACCTCGATGATTGGGCCGCGTTCGCCACATCAAACGTTGGCATGCAGGCCGTGGACCGCGCCAGCTCGATGCGTGCCTTCCGTATGGACGACCGCAAACAGCGCCTGTTCATCGACCGGGCCATTGAGCCGGGCGCTCGGGTCTTCGGCTGGGAAGTCGCCAATGCCGCGGCTCTCGACTCGCTCGCTGCCCGCCTTGAAGCCGCCGGCGTCGCCGTGAAGCACGAACCCGCAGCGCTGGCCGATCAGCGCTGTGTGACGGACCTGATCTCCTTCGCTGATCCCGCCGGCAATCGTTTGGAAGCCTTCCACGGCGCCCAGGTAGCTGACACTGTCTTTAAGCCTGGCCGCGACGTCTCCGGCTTCCGTACCGGCCCACAAGGCATGGGCCACACCCTTCTAACATTCCCCGACATCGATGCCGCCCTGGCCTTCTACAAGGACCTGCTGGGGTTTCGCATCAGCGACTTCATGGTTGCCCCGCTGAAGGCCTACTTCATGCATGTCAACGCACGCCACCACAGCGTGGCTCTCGTGGCCGCGCCGGTGCGCAGCATGCATCACCTGCTCGTCGAGTACTATCAGCTCGACGATGTCGGCCAGGGCTACGATCTGCTGCAGAGCACCCCGGAGCAAATCGTCGCCACACTCGGCCGCCATCCCAACGACCTCATGACGTCGTATTACATGCGCACCCCGTCGGATATCTACGTGGAATGCGGCTGGGGTGGCAGGGAGGTCGACGACGTAACGCCACCCGTGGAGATGACCAACCTTGGCAGCTTCTGGGGCCACAAGGGCCTGTTCGAGGACATCGGCGCGCCCACCCCACGTGCTGAGACGCGCCGCGCCACTGTTCAGGTGATGGAAGGCAACTACGAACGCATGGCTGGCACCTGTCCGTGGTGGGATGCGATGCGCGGCAAGACCCGCTAA
- a CDS encoding adenylate/guanylate cyclase domain-containing protein produces the protein MAGEHIERRLAAVLAADVASYSRLMGVDEVGTLAALKMHRREVVDPAIAAHNGRIVKTTGDGMLVEFASAVDAVTCAVEVQEKMAERAASGAGPRILFRVGINVGDIIIDSDDIFGDGVNVAARVENECEPGGVCLSANAFEQVRGKTSFSFDDLGERSLKNIERPVRLYAVRSAAQSAASPRSSPDGTKALPLPDKPSIAVLPFQNMSGDPEQEYFADGMVEDIITALSRFKWLFVIARNSSFTFKGPAVDIKEVGRRLGVRYVLEGSVRKASGKVRITAQLIDAATGAHIWADRFERDLTDVFALQDEVTAAVVSAIQPTLLKTEIVMAARRRPENLTVYDLYLRAIQQYNLLTRDAMAEAARLAYRALELDPRFGFVAALAGLCHMNNVTLGYAIDPQLDRQEAIRLLRLALSVDDGDPETLAFAAIISAFMVGDSESEIEMADRAVALNPNSFNAWRARGWVYQTAGLPEEAVRSFERAVRMSPVDPRLHITFTGMGFAFIELRRFEDAIIAGKKALRQNPSYSAAYRCLASAFAHVGRDDEAREAAARLLQVDPSFTISAWIARGGQSNSKLMIEGLRKAGLPE, from the coding sequence TTGGCAGGCGAGCATATAGAGCGGCGGCTCGCGGCGGTGCTGGCGGCTGATGTGGCCAGCTACTCGCGCCTCATGGGCGTTGACGAGGTCGGCACGCTAGCCGCCCTGAAAATGCACCGCCGCGAGGTCGTCGATCCAGCCATCGCTGCCCATAACGGCCGCATCGTCAAGACGACGGGCGACGGCATGCTGGTCGAGTTCGCAAGTGCTGTCGATGCAGTGACCTGCGCGGTTGAGGTTCAGGAGAAAATGGCAGAGCGAGCGGCCAGTGGAGCTGGGCCGCGCATCCTGTTTCGCGTCGGAATAAACGTTGGCGACATCATCATTGACAGCGATGACATCTTTGGCGACGGCGTCAACGTCGCAGCGCGGGTCGAGAACGAGTGCGAGCCGGGTGGAGTTTGCTTGTCCGCCAATGCCTTCGAGCAGGTCAGAGGCAAGACCAGCTTCTCGTTTGATGATCTCGGCGAGAGATCACTGAAGAATATAGAGCGGCCGGTCCGCCTTTACGCGGTGCGCTCGGCTGCACAGTCGGCGGCCAGCCCGAGGTCGTCTCCGGATGGGACCAAAGCCCTACCACTCCCGGACAAGCCCTCGATCGCCGTGCTGCCGTTCCAGAACATGAGCGGCGATCCGGAGCAGGAATATTTCGCGGACGGGATGGTGGAGGACATTATCACCGCGCTTTCGCGGTTCAAGTGGTTGTTCGTCATCGCTCGCAATTCGAGCTTCACCTTCAAAGGCCCAGCCGTCGATATCAAGGAAGTCGGGCGTCGGCTTGGCGTACGCTATGTCCTTGAGGGATCGGTGCGCAAGGCGTCGGGGAAAGTCCGCATCACCGCACAATTAATTGATGCGGCTACTGGCGCGCACATCTGGGCGGACAGGTTCGAGCGGGACTTGACGGACGTTTTTGCTCTTCAGGACGAAGTGACGGCCGCTGTCGTCTCTGCGATCCAGCCAACGTTGCTTAAAACAGAAATTGTAATGGCGGCGAGACGACGACCAGAAAACCTCACCGTGTATGATTTGTATCTCCGAGCAATACAGCAGTATAACCTGTTGACTCGCGACGCGATGGCCGAAGCGGCTCGGTTAGCCTATCGTGCACTGGAGCTGGACCCTCGGTTCGGCTTTGTGGCTGCTCTGGCAGGTCTCTGTCACATGAACAATGTCACTTTGGGTTATGCCATCGATCCTCAGTTAGACAGACAGGAAGCAATTCGGCTTCTTCGCTTGGCATTGAGCGTCGATGATGGTGATCCGGAAACATTAGCATTTGCTGCCATAATCTCGGCGTTCATGGTCGGCGATTCTGAAAGTGAAATCGAAATGGCAGACCGGGCGGTCGCGCTCAACCCAAACTCATTTAACGCATGGCGCGCGCGAGGTTGGGTCTATCAAACTGCGGGCCTACCAGAGGAAGCGGTCCGAAGCTTTGAACGTGCCGTGCGCATGAGCCCAGTAGACCCGCGGCTTCACATAACGTTCACTGGGATGGGGTTTGCCTTTATTGAGCTTCGTCGCTTTGAGGATGCCATCATCGCGGGAAAGAAAGCCCTTCGTCAGAACCCCTCCTATTCGGCAGCTTACCGTTGTCTCGCGTCCGCTTTCGCCCATGTCGGACGTGACGATGAGGCGCGTGAGGCAGCGGCGCGTCTGCTTCAGGTCGATCCCTCCTTTACGATTTCCGCGTGGATTGCTCGCGGAGGGCAATCGAACTCGAAGCTGATGATTGAGGGCCTTCGAAAAGCGGGTTTGCCTGAGTAA